One segment of Cydia splendana chromosome 22, ilCydSple1.2, whole genome shotgun sequence DNA contains the following:
- the LOC134801619 gene encoding facilitated trehalose transporter Tret1-2 homolog, protein MGKKSRFSPFVKQCYVTAAVCCNIIGHGCMLGFPGVLLPQLHQPDSPIMLSKEMESWIASVLAISMFFGNFLTPPVMGRLGRKAAHYAVTAPVMVGWIVMILATSPEALLIGRILHGTSMGMMMPLRSVLIGEYTSPHNRGGFLTTIALAQCFGILFVHLVGSILSFQLTALISLFFSFISLLMTIYSPESPSWLATQGQYDKCRKVFIWLRGEEEIPELDKMIEASKQLEEQQTKRGLKEIVSIAKKKEFYKPVLLMFALYIIVNFAGGTMFAAYSTRILHLLMGPDINAHFWMVALDTQRLFFNIGAVYVINKTGRRFMMFATGALCAGSHLAQAAYVFAKTNNLLPFDSIWIPGVLVNLQVLSVAIGMVPLPSVIAGEVFPLQYRSLGGSISLIAISISTFLALKTFPGLISSVGLHGTYVLYAGIITAGLVVAWFLLPETRGKTLQQIEEHFRGERYEPEHDKELEILNGSENEKT, encoded by the exons ATGGGAAAAAAGAGTAGGTTTTCGCCGTTCGTTAAACaa TGTTACGTGACGGCGGCGGTGTGCTGCAACATTATCGGCCACGGCTGCATGCTGGGGTTCCCAGGGGTGCTGCTCCCGCAGCTTCACCAGCCTGACTCACCCATCATGCTGAGCAAGGAGATGGAGTCCTGGATAG CATCAGTGTTGGCGATATCCATGTTCTTCGGCAACTTCTTGACACCTCCAGTCATGGGCCGGCTGGGACGTAAAGCAGCACATTACGCCGTCACGGCGCCTGTCATGGTTGGATGGATCGTCATGATACTCGCCACGAGCCCTGAG GCGCTACTCATTGGCCGAATACTCCACGGCACCTCAATGGGCATGATGATGCCTCTCCGCTCCGTGCTCATCGGCGAGTACACCAGCCCCCACAATCGCGGCGGGTTCCTCACCACTATCGCCCTCGCCCAGTGCTTCGGCATACTCTTCGTCCACCTCGTCGGCTCCATCCTCAGTTTCCAGCTGACAGCTCTCATTTCTCTATTCTTCTCCTTCATCAGTCTCCTCATGACTATCTACTCTCCGGAATCACCAAGCTGGCTTGCGACTCAGGGACAATATGACAAGTGCAGAAAAGTCTTCATATGGCTGAGGGGAGAAGAGGAAATACCGGAGCTTGATAAGATGATTGAAGCCAGTAAACAGTTGGAGGAACAACAAACAAAGCGAGGCCTAAAAGAGATTGTATCAATTGCGAAGAAGAAAGAGTTCTACAAGCCTGTTTTACTCATGTTCGCCTTATACATCATAGTGAACTTCGCGGGAGGCACAATGTTTGCTGCCTATTCGACAAGAATTTTGCATTTGCTCATGGGCCCTGATATTAATGCTCACTTCTGGATGGTTGCCTTGGATACGCAGAGATTATTCTTTAATATTGGCGCggtttatgttataaataaaactggTAGGAGGTTCATGATGTTCGCCACAGGAGCGCTCTGTGCTGGAAGCCATCTTGCTCAGGCTGCTTACGTCTTCGCAAAAACGAACAACTTGCTGCCTTTTGACTCTATATGGATACCTGGAGTCTTAGTGAACTTGCAAGTTCTATCCGTTGCTATAGGAATGGTTCCATTACCAAGCGTGATAGCTGGTGAAGTCTTTCCCTTACAATACAGAAGCCTCGGTGGAAGCATAAGCTTAATAGCGATTTCTATTTCAACATTTTTAGCTCTTAAAACTTTTCCTGGTCTGATATCTTCTGTAGGATTACATGGGACGTATGTGCTGTATGCAGGGATAATTACAGCAGGTCTGGTGGTGGCGTGGTTCTTGCTGCCGGAGACAAGAGGCAAGACGCTGCAGCAGATCGAGGAACATTTCAGAGGAGAGCGTTATGAGCCTGAACATGATAAAGAACTAGAAATACTAAATGGATCTGAGAATGAGAAGACATAG